A region of Vigna radiata var. radiata cultivar VC1973A chromosome 6, Vradiata_ver6, whole genome shotgun sequence DNA encodes the following proteins:
- the LOC106765286 gene encoding probable inactive receptor kinase At5g10020 — MQAIWLMLFLLVDIALGNSDIDALLEFKKSIQNDPSGLVFNSWNSKSLNSDGCPRNWYGIWCSEGSVISITLDNAGLVGDFNFHAILGLAMLRNLSAVNNQFTGELSHAAAMESLEYLDLSLNKFNGPLLSNLVQLRKLVYLNLSSNELGGPLSIEFHKLGKLKYLDLHMNNFSGDIMHIFYQMGSVLYVDLSSNRFSGALDLGLVDESFLSSIQSLNVSHNSLSGELFAHDGMPYLDNLEVFDASNNQLEGNIPSFTFVVSLRILRLAFNQLTGLLPEALLKENSMMLSELDLSQNKLEGPIGIITSVTLRKLNLSSNKLSGPLPLRVGHCAVIDFSNNTLSGNFSRIGYWGNYVEVVQLSTNTLVGMLANETSQFLRLTELKASNNLLEGFLPPNLGTYPELKEIDLSLNQLSGFLLPSFFNSTKLINLNLSNNKFSGSIPIQFQPPNTPLVSTENISLVFLDLSNNNLSGPLPSNMSRLHNLAYLNLCNNKLEGAIPDDLPDELRALNVSFNNFSGVVPENLQHFPESAFHPGNTMLVFPHSQSSPKDASNLGFREHRLHRRSATRIALIACLVAGAFVMAFVGIIVYYKVHHEKERTCKQNEARGITQEGTFTSNIETVYRNLEALPPSQRGSSDAARNIHPVGEEPMGLGRSELGKDEEEMYSPMSILSPSNPSSSKSYQFENPDSLQVSSPDKLVGDLHIFDGSLVLTAEELSCAPAEVIGRSCHGTLYKATLDSGHALAVKWLREGITKGKKELAREIKKLGTIKHPNLVSVKGYYLGPKEHEKLIISNYMNAQSLDIYLHEVDKANLDPLTLDERVRVAIEVALCLHFLHDEKAIPHGNLKSTNILLETPNKKVLLTDYSLHRILTAAGTTEQVLNAGALGYRPPEFARLSKPCPSLTSDVYAFGVVLLELITGRNSGEIVSGIPGVVDLTDWVRFLAEQERWSQCFDRFLLVEKHNGEKPSKVLDEMLKVALRCILPASDRPNMKTVSDDLSTIISTQQQAL, encoded by the exons ATGCAGGCTATCTGGTTGATGCTATTTTTGTTGGTGGACATTGCATTGGGGAATTCAGACATTGATGCTCTCCTTGAATTTAAGAAAAGCATTCAGAATGACCCTTCTGGATTAGTTTTTAATTCTTGGAATTCCAAGTCTCTAAATTCTGATGGATGTCCTAGGAACTGGTATGGAATATGGTGCAGTGAAGGCAGTGTTATATCAATCACTCTGGACAATGCTGGTTTGGTTGGTGACTTTAATTTCCATGCAATTCTAGGCCTTGCAATGCTTCGCAACTTGTCAGCTGTGAACAACCAGTTCACTGGAGAACTCTCACATGCTGCTGCAATGGAATCACTTGAATATCTTGATTTGTCCCTCAACAAGTTTAATGGACCGTTACTCTCTAACTTGGTTCAGTTGCGCAAGTTAGTATATCTGAATCTTTCTTCTAATGAACTTGGAGGCCCTCTTAGTATAGAGTTTCACAAACTTGGGAAGTTGAAGTATTTAGATTTGCACATGAATAACTTTTCTGGGGATATAATGCATATCTTTTATCAGATGGGAAGTGTGCTGTATGTTGACTTGAGCAGCAACAGGTTCTCTGGTGCACTGGATTTGGGACTTGTAGATGAATCTTTTCTCTCCTCAATTCAATCTTTAAATGTTAGCCATAATTCCTTGAGTGGTGAGTTATTTGCTCATGATGGTATGCCATACCTTGACAATTTAGAGGTGTTTGATGCTAGTAATAATCAGTTAGAGGGTAATATACCTTCCTTTACTTTTGTGGTATCTCTTCGGATACTTCGACTTGCATTCAACCAGCTCACTGGTTTGCTGCCAGAAGCTTTATTGAAGGAAAATTCAATGATGTTGTCCGAACTGGATCTTAGTCAAAACAAGCTTGAAG GTCCCATTGGAATTATTACCTCGGTGACTCTGAGGAAGCTCAATTTATCTTCAAACAAGTTGTCTGGCCCCTTACCTCTCAGGGTAGGACACTGTGCTGTCATAGATTTTAGTAATAACACGCTATCAGGTAATTTCTCAAGGATTGGATATTGGGGTAACTATGTGGAAGTTGTTCAGTTAAGTACAAACACATTGGTTGGAATGCTTGCAAATGAAACTTCTCAATTTTTAAGGTTAACTGAACTTAAGGCATCCAATAACTTGTTAGAGGGCTTTCTCCCACCAAATTTGGGAACATATCCAGAACTCAAGGAGATTGATCTTAGCCTCAACCAGCTTTCTGGGTTCCTCTTACCAAGCTTTTTTAACTCAACCAAATTGATTAATCTTAACCTCTCCAACAATAAGTTTTCTGGATCAATTCCAATTCAATTTCAACCTCCAAATACTCCTTTGGTTTCTACTGAAAATATTAGTCTGGTgtttcttgatctttcaaacaACAACTTGAGTGGGCCTCTTCCTTCAAATATGAGTAGGCTTCACAATTTGGCATATCTCAATTTATGCAACAACAAATTGGAAGGTGCTATTCCAGATGACCTTCCAGATGAGTTGAGAGCATTAAATGTGTCCTTCAATAATTTTTCCGGTGTGGTACCTGAAAACTTACAGCATTTTCCCGAATCAGCATTTCATCCAGGAAATACTATGCTGGTGTTTCCTCATTCGCAATCATCACCAAAAGATGCTTCCAACCTAGGTTTCAGGGAACATCGGTTACATAGAAGGTCTGCCACTAGGATAGCCCTTATTGCATGTTTGGTTGCTGGTGCTTTTGTGATGGCTTTTGTGGGCATAATAGTTTACTATAAGGTTCatcatgaaaaagaaaggacTTGTAAACAAAATGAAGCTAGAGGTATCACTCAAGAGGGTACTTTCACATCAAATATAGAGACAGTTTACAGAAATTTGGAAGCATTACCACCTTCTCAAAGGGGCTCTTCTGATGCTGCAAGAAACATTCATCCAGTGGGAGAGGAGCCTATGGGTCTTGGGCGTAGTGAATTAGGTAAAGACGAGGAAGAAATGTATTCCCCAATGTCTATTTTGTCACCTTCAAATCCTTCATCTTCTAAAAGCTACCAGTTTGAGAATCCTGATTCCCTCCAAGTATCATCTCCAGATAAACTGGTTGGAGACTTGCACATATTTGATGGGTCCTTGGTACTAACTGCCGAAGAACTTTCATGTGCTCCAGCAGAAGTTATTGGCAGGAGCTGTCATGGAACACTTTACAAAGCAACACTTGACTCTGGTCATGCATTGGCTGTCAAATGGTTAAGAGAAGGAATAACCAAAGGAAAAAAGGAGTTGGCAAGGGAAATAAAGAAACTTGGGACCATCAAGCATCCAAACCTGGTTTCTGTTAAGGGTTACTATCTGGGGCCAAAGGAACATGAGAAACTGATCATATCAAATTACATGAATGCACAATCTTTGGACATTTATCTCCATG AAGTAGATAAAGCAAATCTCGATCCTTTGACTCTTGATGAAAGGGTAAGGGTGGCTATAGAGGTGGCACTGTGTCTACATTTCTTACATGATGAGAAAGCTATACCTCATGGCAATCTCAAATCCACAAACATTTTGCTAGAAACTCCCAACAAAAAGGTTCTCCTCACAGACTACAGCCTGCACAGGATACTCACGGCTGCAGGTACTACCGAGCAAGTTCTGAATGCCGGCGCACTCGGTTACCGGCCGCCGGAGTTTGCTAGATTGAGCAAACCATGCCCTTCCTTGACAAGTGATGTGTATGCATTTGGAGTGGTGTTGTTAGAGCTCATAACAGGAAGAAATTCTGGAGAAATAGTTTCTGGGATTCCAGGGGTAGTTGACCTCACTGATTGGGTGAGGTTTTTGGCTGAACAAGAACGTTGGAGCCAATGCTTTGATAGGTTTCTTCTAGTGGAGAAACATAATGGGGAAAAACCCTCAAAAGTACTTGATGAAATGCTAAAGGTGGCTCTTAGATGCATCCTTCCAGCATCTGATAGGCCTAACATGAAAACAGTCTCTGATGATCTCTCAACAATAATAAG